One genomic region from Pseudochaenichthys georgianus chromosome 15, fPseGeo1.2, whole genome shotgun sequence encodes:
- the pik3ap1 gene encoding phosphoinositide 3-kinase adapter protein 1 isoform X1, producing MEEPVSSLKAAKPESASAHELLILHTSEAQEWATYLHQILKSSKQFRRRSILLHAIDPAQQIHGYDFENFQSCKCIVLLLTGALLDLHYDRELQLALQRLLHPPHRVVALLCGVTDDDALLECFQDWPRWRKLYADDEPAVYVSTVMESITDSGRVEAEQESESLAVAAAELHITAAESPESPDTGETEEPVSGEQQKTVLKHEEGVSTGNSTSEELGTPTHLTCLTIQPNRVLCGERERLFIIFTHKLDDGSVPEVEFSSGNVAAKRVPGTVENEYTISVSAPDMPAGVVSLTMYTDQSCVSLKSVTYYTNMGEVSRYIENATDPVNFICQAFNLTTNATEALDEMLTDSLRSRMPATGLQLFGIRQIEENNMAACEDKYQRNEELPTLLHFAARYGLKKLTTVLLQCPGALQAYSVMNKSGDYPNKLAEKSGFSDLRQFMDEFVETADMLKCHIEDAINTEEAADVYEMMSTNPQDIMMKYSGGSEDIYESMLEIDPYCAEDLYEVMNPEEAMLRKFFEARPHASENRYNKEHLKGEEDEQDNPNDFDPIKEKEDPYNLFLEGIYDTVDKNPAVMNRPPAPIPRTESESDPEKPMTVISRVFSDKATSQSSTMESGNPAARPAEDAPLPVYDPYAGMKTPGQRQLICLQERVKVGEITVDDAVHDFKAWQFDHERRSGSIRYQQENLKRLRDSITRRHKEREKSGKELEYEISAPLQRNLYWGSGMALECSVYEPAPRMVGPPPSVAPPIQRGSWKTGSTSSTSSTESNRLSTHSTFSCSSGTEPEFEDIADNPPPPLRPVRSSDASPLDPPRIPPRVPERMPENILHERYISCPTRAVPQRPTQRYTDSAPPLPRRLR from the exons ATGGAAGAACCCGTCTCAAGTTTAAAAGCAG CAAAACCTGAATCAGCTTCAGCTCATGAGCTGTTAATTCTGCACACATCTGAGGCACAGGAATGGGCGACATATCTGCATCAGATTTTAAAATCCTCAAAACAATTCCGCAGAAGATCTATCTTGCTGCATGCAATCGACCCAGCTCAGCAGATCCACGGATATGACTTTGAAAACTTCCAAAGCTGCAAGTGCATCGTGCTGCTGCTCACGGGCGCGCTCCTGGACTTGCATTATGACCGTGAACTGCAGCTGGCGCTTCAGAGACTGCTTCACCCTCCACACAGAGTGGTGGCGCTGCTGTGCGGCGTGACAGATGACGATGCGCTGCTGGAGTGCTTCCAAGACTGGCCGAGATGGAGGAAACTGTACGCTGACGACGAACCTGCTGTCTACGTTTCCACCGTTATGGAGTCCATCACTGACA GTGGGCGAGTGGAGGCGGAACAAGAAAGTGAAAGCTTAGCTGTAGCTGCAGCCGAGTTGCACATCACAGCAGCCGAGTCGCCTGAAAGTCCCGACACTGGTGAAACAGAGGAACCGGTGTCAGGAGAACAACAAAAGACTGTTCTGAAACATGAAGAAGGTGTGAGCACGGGGAATTCTACAAGTGAGGAACTTGGAACACCCACGCACCTCACCTGTCTCACAATTCAACCAAACAGAGTTCTGTGCGGG GAACGGGAGAGACTTTTCATCATTTTCACACATAAACTAGATGATGGGTCTGTACCAGAGGTGGAGTTCTCATCTGGAAATGTAGCTGCAAAAAGAGTCCCGGGCACTGTGGAGAATGAATACACTATAAGTGTTTCTGCACCTG ATATGCCTGCTGGAGTGGTGTCGCTCACCATGTACACTGACCAGTCCTGTGTCAGCTTGAAGTCTGTTACTTATTATACCAATATGGGAGAAGTTAGTCGGTATATTGAAAATGCCACCGATCCTGTTAACTTCATCTGCCAG GCCTTCAACTTGACAACCAATGCAACTGAAGCACTGGACGAAATGCTTACTGACTCGTTAAGATCCAGGATGCCGGCAACTGGTCTTCAGCTGTTTGGAATTAGACAGATTGAAGAAAACAACATGGCAGCATGTGAGGACAAAT ATCAGCGTAATGAGGAGCTTCCCACGCTGCTCCACTTTGCTGCTAGATATGGCCTGAAGAAGCTGACCACCGTTCTCCTTCAGTGTCCGGGGGCTCTGCAGGCTTACAGCGTGATGAACAAGTCTGGAGACTACCCGAACAAGCTGGCAGAGAAGAGCGGCTTCTCTGATCTCAGACAGTTCATGGATGAATTTGTT GAGACAGCGGACATGCTCAAGTGTCACATCGAGGACGCCATCAACACAGAGGAGGCTGCAGATGTGTATGAGATGATGTCGACCAACCCTCAAGATATCATGATGAAGTACTCGGGGGGCTCAGAGGACATATATGAGTCCATGCTGGAGATTGACCCTTATTGTGCAGAGGACCTAT ATGAAGTGATGAACCCAGAGGAAGCAATGCTTAGGAAGTTCTTTGAAG CAAGACCACATGCCAGTGAAAACCGTTACAACAAGGAGCACCTTAAAGGGGAGGAAGATGAACAAGACAATCCTAATGATTTCGATCCAATTAAGGAAAAGGAGGACCCTTACAATCTATTCCTAGAGGGTATCTATGATACTGTAGATAAAAATCCAGCAGTCATGAACCGTCCCCCAGCCCCCATCCCCCGAACGGAGTCCGAGAGTGATCCTGAAAAGCCTATGACTGTCATCTCAAGAG TATTTTCAGATAAAGCTACGTCCCAGTCTAGTACGATGGAAAGTGGAAATCCTGCAG CTCGGCCTGCGGAGGACGCTCCTCTTCCTGTTTACGACCCCTACGCTGGGATGAAGACGCCTGGACAGAGACAGCTGATATGCCTGCAGGAGAGGGTGAAGGTGGGGGAGATTACTGTGGACGATGCCGTCCATGACTTCAAGGCCTGGCAGTTTGACCATGAGCGGAGGTCCGGCTCCATACGCTATCAGCAG GAAAACCTGAAGAGATTGCGAGACAGCATCACCAGACGtcacaaagagagagaaaagagtggAAAGGAGCTCG AATATGAGATAAGTGCCCCGCTGCAGAGGAACTTATACTGGGGCTCAGGTATGGCGTTAGAGTGTTCTGTGTACGAGCCTGCACCAAGGATGGTGGGGCCCCCTCCTTCAGTGGCCCCACCTATCCAGAGAGGCAGCTGGAAGACAGGAAGCACGTCCAGCACATCCA GTACGGAGAGCAACAGACTCAGCACTCACAGCACCTTCAGCTGCAGCAGCGGCACAGAGCCGGAGTTTGAG gACATTGCAGATAATCCCCCTCCTCCTCTACGACCTGTGAGGTCATCTGATGCGTCCCCCCTCGATCCACCTAGGATTCCTCCACGGGTCCCAGAGAG GATGCCAGAAAACATACTGCATGAGCGCTACATATCCTGCCCGACTCGAGCAGTTCCTCAAAGACCGACTCAAAGATACACAGACTCAGCACCTCCATTACCTCGTCGCCTGCGGTGA
- the pik3ap1 gene encoding phosphoinositide 3-kinase adapter protein 1 isoform X3, with the protein MEEPVSSLKAGGRVEAEQESESLAVAAAELHITAAESPESPDTGETEEPVSGEQQKTVLKHEEGVSTGNSTSEELGTPTHLTCLTIQPNRVLCGERERLFIIFTHKLDDGSVPEVEFSSGNVAAKRVPGTVENEYTISVSAPDMPAGVVSLTMYTDQSCVSLKSVTYYTNMGEVSRYIENATDPVNFICQAFNLTTNATEALDEMLTDSLRSRMPATGLQLFGIRQIEENNMAACEDKYQRNEELPTLLHFAARYGLKKLTTVLLQCPGALQAYSVMNKSGDYPNKLAEKSGFSDLRQFMDEFVETADMLKCHIEDAINTEEAADVYEMMSTNPQDIMMKYSGGSEDIYESMLEIDPYCAEDLYEVMNPEEAMLRKFFEARPHASENRYNKEHLKGEEDEQDNPNDFDPIKEKEDPYNLFLEGIYDTVDKNPAVMNRPPAPIPRTESESDPEKPMTVISRVFSDKATSQSSTMESGNPAARPAEDAPLPVYDPYAGMKTPGQRQLICLQERVKVGEITVDDAVHDFKAWQFDHERRSGSIRYQQENLKRLRDSITRRHKEREKSGKELEYEISAPLQRNLYWGSGMALECSVYEPAPRMVGPPPSVAPPIQRGSWKTGSTSSTSSTESNRLSTHSTFSCSSGTEPEFEDIADNPPPPLRPVRSSDASPLDPPRIPPRVPERMPENILHERYISCPTRAVPQRPTQRYTDSAPPLPRRLR; encoded by the exons ATGGAAGAACCCGTCTCAAGTTTAAAAGCAG GTGGGCGAGTGGAGGCGGAACAAGAAAGTGAAAGCTTAGCTGTAGCTGCAGCCGAGTTGCACATCACAGCAGCCGAGTCGCCTGAAAGTCCCGACACTGGTGAAACAGAGGAACCGGTGTCAGGAGAACAACAAAAGACTGTTCTGAAACATGAAGAAGGTGTGAGCACGGGGAATTCTACAAGTGAGGAACTTGGAACACCCACGCACCTCACCTGTCTCACAATTCAACCAAACAGAGTTCTGTGCGGG GAACGGGAGAGACTTTTCATCATTTTCACACATAAACTAGATGATGGGTCTGTACCAGAGGTGGAGTTCTCATCTGGAAATGTAGCTGCAAAAAGAGTCCCGGGCACTGTGGAGAATGAATACACTATAAGTGTTTCTGCACCTG ATATGCCTGCTGGAGTGGTGTCGCTCACCATGTACACTGACCAGTCCTGTGTCAGCTTGAAGTCTGTTACTTATTATACCAATATGGGAGAAGTTAGTCGGTATATTGAAAATGCCACCGATCCTGTTAACTTCATCTGCCAG GCCTTCAACTTGACAACCAATGCAACTGAAGCACTGGACGAAATGCTTACTGACTCGTTAAGATCCAGGATGCCGGCAACTGGTCTTCAGCTGTTTGGAATTAGACAGATTGAAGAAAACAACATGGCAGCATGTGAGGACAAAT ATCAGCGTAATGAGGAGCTTCCCACGCTGCTCCACTTTGCTGCTAGATATGGCCTGAAGAAGCTGACCACCGTTCTCCTTCAGTGTCCGGGGGCTCTGCAGGCTTACAGCGTGATGAACAAGTCTGGAGACTACCCGAACAAGCTGGCAGAGAAGAGCGGCTTCTCTGATCTCAGACAGTTCATGGATGAATTTGTT GAGACAGCGGACATGCTCAAGTGTCACATCGAGGACGCCATCAACACAGAGGAGGCTGCAGATGTGTATGAGATGATGTCGACCAACCCTCAAGATATCATGATGAAGTACTCGGGGGGCTCAGAGGACATATATGAGTCCATGCTGGAGATTGACCCTTATTGTGCAGAGGACCTAT ATGAAGTGATGAACCCAGAGGAAGCAATGCTTAGGAAGTTCTTTGAAG CAAGACCACATGCCAGTGAAAACCGTTACAACAAGGAGCACCTTAAAGGGGAGGAAGATGAACAAGACAATCCTAATGATTTCGATCCAATTAAGGAAAAGGAGGACCCTTACAATCTATTCCTAGAGGGTATCTATGATACTGTAGATAAAAATCCAGCAGTCATGAACCGTCCCCCAGCCCCCATCCCCCGAACGGAGTCCGAGAGTGATCCTGAAAAGCCTATGACTGTCATCTCAAGAG TATTTTCAGATAAAGCTACGTCCCAGTCTAGTACGATGGAAAGTGGAAATCCTGCAG CTCGGCCTGCGGAGGACGCTCCTCTTCCTGTTTACGACCCCTACGCTGGGATGAAGACGCCTGGACAGAGACAGCTGATATGCCTGCAGGAGAGGGTGAAGGTGGGGGAGATTACTGTGGACGATGCCGTCCATGACTTCAAGGCCTGGCAGTTTGACCATGAGCGGAGGTCCGGCTCCATACGCTATCAGCAG GAAAACCTGAAGAGATTGCGAGACAGCATCACCAGACGtcacaaagagagagaaaagagtggAAAGGAGCTCG AATATGAGATAAGTGCCCCGCTGCAGAGGAACTTATACTGGGGCTCAGGTATGGCGTTAGAGTGTTCTGTGTACGAGCCTGCACCAAGGATGGTGGGGCCCCCTCCTTCAGTGGCCCCACCTATCCAGAGAGGCAGCTGGAAGACAGGAAGCACGTCCAGCACATCCA GTACGGAGAGCAACAGACTCAGCACTCACAGCACCTTCAGCTGCAGCAGCGGCACAGAGCCGGAGTTTGAG gACATTGCAGATAATCCCCCTCCTCCTCTACGACCTGTGAGGTCATCTGATGCGTCCCCCCTCGATCCACCTAGGATTCCTCCACGGGTCCCAGAGAG GATGCCAGAAAACATACTGCATGAGCGCTACATATCCTGCCCGACTCGAGCAGTTCCTCAAAGACCGACTCAAAGATACACAGACTCAGCACCTCCATTACCTCGTCGCCTGCGGTGA
- the pik3ap1 gene encoding phosphoinositide 3-kinase adapter protein 1 isoform X2, giving the protein MEEPVSSLKAAKPESASAHELLILHTSEAQEWATYLHQILKSSKQFRRRSILLHAIDPAQQIHGYDFENFQSCKCIVLLLTGALLDLHYDRELQLALQRLLHPPHRVVALLCGVTDDDALLECFQDWPRWRKLYADDEPAVYVSTVMESITDSGRVEAEQESESLAVAAAELHITAAESPESPDTGETEEPVSGEQQKTVLKHEEGVSTGNSTSEELGTPTHLTCLTIQPNRVLCGERERLFIIFTHKLDDGSVPEVEFSSGNVAAKRVPGTVENEYTISVSAPDMPAGVVSLTMYTDQSCVSLKSVTYYTNMGEVSRYIENATDPVNFICQAFNLTTNATEALDEMLTDSLRSRMPATGLQLFGIRQIEENNMAAYQRNEELPTLLHFAARYGLKKLTTVLLQCPGALQAYSVMNKSGDYPNKLAEKSGFSDLRQFMDEFVETADMLKCHIEDAINTEEAADVYEMMSTNPQDIMMKYSGGSEDIYESMLEIDPYCAEDLYEVMNPEEAMLRKFFEARPHASENRYNKEHLKGEEDEQDNPNDFDPIKEKEDPYNLFLEGIYDTVDKNPAVMNRPPAPIPRTESESDPEKPMTVISRVFSDKATSQSSTMESGNPAARPAEDAPLPVYDPYAGMKTPGQRQLICLQERVKVGEITVDDAVHDFKAWQFDHERRSGSIRYQQENLKRLRDSITRRHKEREKSGKELEYEISAPLQRNLYWGSGMALECSVYEPAPRMVGPPPSVAPPIQRGSWKTGSTSSTSSTESNRLSTHSTFSCSSGTEPEFEDIADNPPPPLRPVRSSDASPLDPPRIPPRVPERMPENILHERYISCPTRAVPQRPTQRYTDSAPPLPRRLR; this is encoded by the exons ATGGAAGAACCCGTCTCAAGTTTAAAAGCAG CAAAACCTGAATCAGCTTCAGCTCATGAGCTGTTAATTCTGCACACATCTGAGGCACAGGAATGGGCGACATATCTGCATCAGATTTTAAAATCCTCAAAACAATTCCGCAGAAGATCTATCTTGCTGCATGCAATCGACCCAGCTCAGCAGATCCACGGATATGACTTTGAAAACTTCCAAAGCTGCAAGTGCATCGTGCTGCTGCTCACGGGCGCGCTCCTGGACTTGCATTATGACCGTGAACTGCAGCTGGCGCTTCAGAGACTGCTTCACCCTCCACACAGAGTGGTGGCGCTGCTGTGCGGCGTGACAGATGACGATGCGCTGCTGGAGTGCTTCCAAGACTGGCCGAGATGGAGGAAACTGTACGCTGACGACGAACCTGCTGTCTACGTTTCCACCGTTATGGAGTCCATCACTGACA GTGGGCGAGTGGAGGCGGAACAAGAAAGTGAAAGCTTAGCTGTAGCTGCAGCCGAGTTGCACATCACAGCAGCCGAGTCGCCTGAAAGTCCCGACACTGGTGAAACAGAGGAACCGGTGTCAGGAGAACAACAAAAGACTGTTCTGAAACATGAAGAAGGTGTGAGCACGGGGAATTCTACAAGTGAGGAACTTGGAACACCCACGCACCTCACCTGTCTCACAATTCAACCAAACAGAGTTCTGTGCGGG GAACGGGAGAGACTTTTCATCATTTTCACACATAAACTAGATGATGGGTCTGTACCAGAGGTGGAGTTCTCATCTGGAAATGTAGCTGCAAAAAGAGTCCCGGGCACTGTGGAGAATGAATACACTATAAGTGTTTCTGCACCTG ATATGCCTGCTGGAGTGGTGTCGCTCACCATGTACACTGACCAGTCCTGTGTCAGCTTGAAGTCTGTTACTTATTATACCAATATGGGAGAAGTTAGTCGGTATATTGAAAATGCCACCGATCCTGTTAACTTCATCTGCCAG GCCTTCAACTTGACAACCAATGCAACTGAAGCACTGGACGAAATGCTTACTGACTCGTTAAGATCCAGGATGCCGGCAACTGGTCTTCAGCTGTTTGGAATTAGACAGATTGAAGAAAACAACATGGCAGCAT ATCAGCGTAATGAGGAGCTTCCCACGCTGCTCCACTTTGCTGCTAGATATGGCCTGAAGAAGCTGACCACCGTTCTCCTTCAGTGTCCGGGGGCTCTGCAGGCTTACAGCGTGATGAACAAGTCTGGAGACTACCCGAACAAGCTGGCAGAGAAGAGCGGCTTCTCTGATCTCAGACAGTTCATGGATGAATTTGTT GAGACAGCGGACATGCTCAAGTGTCACATCGAGGACGCCATCAACACAGAGGAGGCTGCAGATGTGTATGAGATGATGTCGACCAACCCTCAAGATATCATGATGAAGTACTCGGGGGGCTCAGAGGACATATATGAGTCCATGCTGGAGATTGACCCTTATTGTGCAGAGGACCTAT ATGAAGTGATGAACCCAGAGGAAGCAATGCTTAGGAAGTTCTTTGAAG CAAGACCACATGCCAGTGAAAACCGTTACAACAAGGAGCACCTTAAAGGGGAGGAAGATGAACAAGACAATCCTAATGATTTCGATCCAATTAAGGAAAAGGAGGACCCTTACAATCTATTCCTAGAGGGTATCTATGATACTGTAGATAAAAATCCAGCAGTCATGAACCGTCCCCCAGCCCCCATCCCCCGAACGGAGTCCGAGAGTGATCCTGAAAAGCCTATGACTGTCATCTCAAGAG TATTTTCAGATAAAGCTACGTCCCAGTCTAGTACGATGGAAAGTGGAAATCCTGCAG CTCGGCCTGCGGAGGACGCTCCTCTTCCTGTTTACGACCCCTACGCTGGGATGAAGACGCCTGGACAGAGACAGCTGATATGCCTGCAGGAGAGGGTGAAGGTGGGGGAGATTACTGTGGACGATGCCGTCCATGACTTCAAGGCCTGGCAGTTTGACCATGAGCGGAGGTCCGGCTCCATACGCTATCAGCAG GAAAACCTGAAGAGATTGCGAGACAGCATCACCAGACGtcacaaagagagagaaaagagtggAAAGGAGCTCG AATATGAGATAAGTGCCCCGCTGCAGAGGAACTTATACTGGGGCTCAGGTATGGCGTTAGAGTGTTCTGTGTACGAGCCTGCACCAAGGATGGTGGGGCCCCCTCCTTCAGTGGCCCCACCTATCCAGAGAGGCAGCTGGAAGACAGGAAGCACGTCCAGCACATCCA GTACGGAGAGCAACAGACTCAGCACTCACAGCACCTTCAGCTGCAGCAGCGGCACAGAGCCGGAGTTTGAG gACATTGCAGATAATCCCCCTCCTCCTCTACGACCTGTGAGGTCATCTGATGCGTCCCCCCTCGATCCACCTAGGATTCCTCCACGGGTCCCAGAGAG GATGCCAGAAAACATACTGCATGAGCGCTACATATCCTGCCCGACTCGAGCAGTTCCTCAAAGACCGACTCAAAGATACACAGACTCAGCACCTCCATTACCTCGTCGCCTGCGGTGA